Proteins encoded by one window of Paenibacillus sp. DCT19:
- a CDS encoding aminopeptidase — translation MSAFEQSFEKSLEQYAELVVKVGVNIQKGQDLLVTAPIETLEFTRLIVQKAYAAGAKYVQVDFDDDNITRSRFEHGSDDSFDYYPAWKGDMMERFAEAGGATLTIKVPDPELYKGIDSDNVSRATKAAAEARKGYSKYTRNHEISWCLIKAPTKAWANKVFADIPEEDRINVMWETIFKMNRVDGGDAVQNWGEHLDTLNTMSDLLNKKNYKSLHYRAPGTDLKIELVDNHIWGGGGSENKQGVYTVANMPTEEVFTMPKRSGVNGYVSSTMPLNLNGQLVDQMCITFKDGQVVAYTAASGEEHLKNLFATDEGVRYLGEVALVPHDSPISNLNRIFYNTGIDENASCHLAVGSAYPFNMKNGTSMSNEELLQHECNVSLTHVDFMIGSAELDIDGELQDGTIEPVFRKGNWAF, via the coding sequence ATGAGCGCATTTGAACAATCTTTTGAAAAGTCGTTAGAGCAATACGCCGAGTTGGTCGTTAAAGTCGGTGTGAATATTCAGAAGGGGCAAGATCTATTGGTGACTGCACCAATAGAGACATTAGAGTTCACCCGCTTGATCGTACAGAAGGCATATGCGGCTGGTGCGAAGTATGTACAAGTAGACTTTGATGACGACAATATTACGCGCAGCCGTTTCGAGCACGGTTCGGATGATAGCTTTGACTACTACCCTGCTTGGAAGGGCGACATGATGGAACGCTTCGCCGAAGCAGGTGGAGCGACATTGACGATCAAGGTACCTGATCCAGAGCTGTATAAAGGGATTGATTCAGACAACGTTTCCCGTGCGACAAAGGCTGCTGCGGAGGCTCGTAAAGGATATTCCAAATACACGCGTAACCATGAAATTAGCTGGTGTCTGATCAAAGCGCCAACGAAGGCGTGGGCAAACAAAGTATTTGCGGATATACCGGAAGAAGATCGCATTAACGTGATGTGGGAAACGATCTTCAAAATGAACCGTGTTGACGGCGGCGATGCTGTGCAGAACTGGGGAGAGCACCTGGATACACTCAATACCATGAGCGATTTGTTGAACAAGAAAAATTACAAAAGTCTGCACTACCGGGCACCAGGAACCGACTTAAAGATTGAGCTTGTTGACAATCATATCTGGGGCGGTGGCGGCAGCGAAAATAAACAAGGGGTCTACACCGTGGCAAATATGCCGACTGAAGAAGTGTTCACGATGCCTAAGCGCAGTGGTGTGAACGGTTATGTTAGCAGTACCATGCCGCTGAATCTGAACGGACAGCTTGTTGACCAGATGTGCATTACGTTTAAGGATGGACAGGTCGTTGCTTATACTGCTGCATCTGGCGAAGAGCATCTGAAGAACCTGTTTGCTACAGACGAAGGTGTACGTTATCTTGGTGAAGTAGCGCTGGTGCCGCATGATTCTCCAATCTCGAACCTGAATCGCATCTTCTACAACACGGGTATTGACGAAAATGCATCCTGCCATTTGGCTGTCGGAAGTGCGTATCCGTTCAACATGAAGAATGGCACATCGATGTCCAATGAAGAATTGCTTCAGCATGAGTGCAATGTGAGTCTGACACATGTTGACTTCATGATCGGCTCGGCAGAGCTCGATATTGATGGTGAATTGCAGGACGGAACGATTGAACCGGTATTCCGCAAAGGTAACTGGGCATTCTAA
- a CDS encoding iron-sulfur cluster biosynthesis family protein yields the protein MHIQITDLAAARLTESLNDQPGYFKVFYDTEGCGCNGIIVILLIDEPAALDEQIETNLVPFYVDPKQQLNLEQQMKLDTEQNYASFTLSSDAGVLSSNVRVRDIRAVAAGSSSASDAACSLK from the coding sequence ATGCATATTCAAATTACAGATCTTGCTGCTGCTCGGCTAACAGAGAGCTTGAACGATCAACCCGGATATTTCAAAGTATTCTATGATACCGAAGGATGCGGCTGTAATGGAATCATTGTCATTTTGCTTATCGATGAACCTGCTGCACTAGATGAACAGATTGAGACCAACCTGGTTCCATTCTATGTTGATCCGAAACAGCAATTGAACCTTGAACAGCAGATGAAACTGGACACAGAGCAGAATTATGCCTCATTCACCTTAAGCAGTGACGCTGGTGTACTTAGTAGCAACGTGCGTGTGAGAGATATACGTGCTGTAGCCGCTGGCAGTTCCAGTGCATCCGACGCCGCTTGTTCATTGAAATAA
- a CDS encoding ABC-F family ATP-binding cassette domain-containing protein, which yields MSILNVEKLSHGFGDRAIFTDVSFRLLKGEHIGLIGANGEGKSTFMNIITGKLQPDEGKVEWSKRMRVGYLDQHAVLSKGQSIRDVLRGAFQYLFDMEQEMNDMYGKMGDVTPEELEQLLEDVGTIQDTLTNQDFYMIDAKVDETARGLGLTDIGLDKDVNDLSGGQRTKVLLAKLLLEKPDILLLDEPTNYLDEQHIEWLKRYLQEYENAFILISHDIPFLNSVINLIYHMENQDLTRYVGDYDHFQEVYEMKKQQLESAYKRQQQEIADLKDFVARNKASVATRNMAMSRQKKLDKMDVIELAKEKPKPQFNFRDARTSGKLIFETKGLVIGYNEPLSRPLDLRMERGQKIALVGANGIGKTTLMRSILGEIQALEGTVQRGEHLEIGYFQQEMKDANYNTCIEEIWQEFPSYTQFEVRAALAKCGLTTKHIESKVAVLSGGEKAKVRLCKLINNETNLLVLDEPTNHLDVDAKDELKRALKAYKGSILLISHEPEFYRDVVTETWNCESWTTKVF from the coding sequence ATGAGTATATTAAATGTGGAAAAATTAAGTCACGGTTTCGGTGACCGTGCTATCTTTACTGACGTATCTTTCCGCCTCCTGAAAGGCGAACACATTGGATTAATTGGAGCCAATGGTGAAGGTAAATCAACCTTCATGAACATTATTACAGGTAAACTCCAGCCAGACGAGGGCAAGGTGGAATGGTCCAAGCGGATGCGTGTAGGTTATTTGGATCAGCATGCCGTATTAAGCAAAGGACAATCCATTCGTGATGTACTTCGCGGTGCGTTCCAGTATCTGTTTGATATGGAGCAGGAAATGAACGACATGTATGGCAAAATGGGAGATGTGACTCCAGAAGAGCTTGAGCAACTGCTTGAGGATGTTGGCACGATCCAAGATACGTTGACGAACCAGGATTTTTACATGATCGATGCTAAAGTGGATGAGACAGCACGTGGTCTTGGTCTTACAGACATTGGCTTGGACAAAGACGTTAACGATCTAAGTGGTGGACAACGTACGAAGGTATTGCTTGCTAAGCTGCTGCTTGAGAAACCTGACATTTTGCTCCTGGACGAGCCGACGAACTATTTGGATGAGCAACATATCGAATGGTTGAAACGTTACTTGCAGGAATATGAGAATGCCTTCATTCTGATCTCGCATGATATTCCATTCCTGAATAGCGTAATTAACTTGATCTATCATATGGAAAATCAAGATCTGACTCGTTATGTCGGAGACTATGATCATTTCCAAGAAGTGTATGAGATGAAAAAGCAACAACTGGAGTCGGCTTATAAGCGCCAACAACAGGAAATTGCTGACCTCAAAGACTTCGTTGCTCGCAACAAGGCAAGTGTGGCAACGCGGAATATGGCGATGTCCAGACAGAAGAAGCTTGATAAAATGGATGTTATTGAGCTGGCGAAGGAGAAGCCGAAGCCACAGTTTAACTTCCGTGATGCAAGAACTTCTGGCAAGCTTATTTTCGAAACAAAAGGGCTTGTGATTGGTTATAATGAACCATTGTCCAGACCGCTTGATTTGCGTATGGAACGTGGTCAGAAGATTGCGCTTGTCGGCGCAAACGGAATTGGTAAAACGACGCTGATGCGTAGCATTTTGGGAGAGATTCAAGCTCTGGAAGGTACTGTGCAGCGCGGAGAACATCTGGAGATTGGATACTTCCAGCAAGAAATGAAGGATGCGAATTACAACACTTGTATCGAAGAGATCTGGCAGGAGTTCCCTTCTTATACCCAGTTTGAAGTACGTGCTGCTCTAGCGAAATGCGGACTAACAACGAAGCATATCGAGAGTAAAGTTGCCGTACTTAGTGGTGGGGAAAAGGCGAAAGTCCGTTTGTGCAAGCTGATCAACAATGAAACCAACCTGCTTGTACTCGATGAGCCGACGAACCATCTGGACGTTGATGCGAAGGATGAACTGAAACGTGCACTCAAAGCATACAAAGGCAGCATTTTGCTGATCTCTCACGAACCTGAATTTTACCGTGACGTTGTTACCGAAACGTGGAACTGCGAATCATGGACAACGAAGGTATTCTAG
- a CDS encoding assimilatory sulfite reductase (NADPH) flavoprotein subunit — translation MELQVTNSPFNQEQVELLNRLLPTLTDGQRAWLSGYIAAQQGSVAGASGSIATQTAQTATLATENTPVASKEVTVLFGSQTGNSSGLSKKLAKKLEEQGLQVTLSSMGDFKPNGLKKIENLLIIVSTHGEGEPPDNAIPLHEFLNSKRAPKLESLRYSVLALGDTSYEFFCQTGKDFDKRLQELGGTPLVPRVDCDVDFDEQAAEWMNDVLASLSATATSVGSVTSEAIVAAVSGGESEFSRTNPFQAEVLENLNLNGRGSDRETRHVELSLEGSNLNYEPGDSLGVFPENHPRLVDELIAAMEWNADERVTVNKAGDQVAVREALLRYFEITAVTKPVAEQLAKLKPESGLSALLADDSEFRKVMNSCDLLDIVQDYRLQGIPAGQFVAVLRKIPARLYSIASSSKSFPDEVHLTVRTVRYEARGRERYGVCSVHLAERIEAGDTLPIYIQHNPNFKLPENPDTPIIMVGPGTGVAPFRSFLGEREETGAEGKSWLFYGDQHFSTDFLYQTEWQRWLKDGVLTKMDVAFSRDTEQKVYVQHRMLEHSKELYQWLQEGASVYVCGDEKKMAHDVHSALATILEQEGGLTPEQAAEYLTRLQQDKRYQRDVY, via the coding sequence GTGGAACTACAAGTGACTAACAGCCCATTTAATCAGGAACAGGTGGAATTGCTCAATCGCCTTCTTCCGACTCTGACCGATGGACAACGGGCTTGGCTGAGCGGATATATAGCTGCACAACAAGGAAGCGTGGCAGGGGCGTCAGGTTCGATTGCAACTCAGACTGCTCAGACGGCAACCCTTGCGACTGAAAATACACCTGTTGCATCAAAAGAAGTAACAGTGCTCTTTGGCTCTCAAACGGGGAATTCCAGTGGACTATCCAAGAAACTGGCTAAGAAACTCGAAGAACAAGGGCTACAGGTTACTCTATCCTCAATGGGAGATTTCAAACCGAACGGACTGAAAAAAATTGAGAATCTCCTGATCATAGTAAGTACTCATGGTGAAGGTGAACCACCTGATAATGCGATCCCATTGCATGAATTCCTGAACAGCAAACGAGCACCTAAGCTTGAAAGCTTGCGTTACTCGGTTCTGGCTTTGGGAGATACATCGTATGAGTTTTTCTGCCAGACAGGCAAAGATTTCGATAAACGTTTGCAAGAGCTAGGCGGTACACCACTCGTTCCACGTGTTGATTGTGATGTTGATTTTGACGAACAGGCTGCGGAGTGGATGAATGATGTATTGGCTTCATTAAGTGCTACAGCAACGTCAGTTGGATCAGTGACGAGCGAAGCAATTGTTGCCGCAGTTAGCGGCGGTGAATCGGAATTTAGCCGGACGAATCCTTTCCAAGCAGAAGTGCTGGAAAATCTGAATTTGAATGGTAGAGGATCAGATCGGGAAACGCGCCATGTAGAGTTGTCACTTGAAGGTTCTAACCTGAATTATGAGCCCGGCGACAGCCTAGGCGTATTTCCAGAGAACCACCCTCGCCTTGTTGACGAATTAATTGCTGCGATGGAATGGAATGCGGATGAACGTGTTACTGTGAACAAAGCAGGGGATCAGGTAGCGGTACGTGAAGCATTATTGCGTTATTTTGAGATTACTGCTGTAACTAAACCCGTAGCTGAGCAATTAGCTAAATTGAAACCTGAGAGCGGTCTGTCAGCACTGCTTGCAGATGATTCGGAATTCCGCAAAGTGATGAATAGCTGTGACCTGCTGGATATCGTTCAGGATTATAGACTGCAAGGCATTCCGGCTGGGCAGTTTGTAGCGGTATTGCGGAAGATTCCAGCGCGACTGTATTCAATTGCTAGTAGTTCCAAGTCATTCCCAGATGAAGTACACCTTACAGTGCGTACCGTTCGTTATGAAGCACGGGGAAGAGAGCGCTATGGCGTATGTTCCGTACATTTGGCTGAGCGCATTGAAGCAGGCGACACGCTGCCAATATATATTCAGCACAACCCTAACTTTAAACTGCCTGAGAATCCTGACACCCCAATTATTATGGTGGGTCCTGGTACGGGGGTGGCTCCATTCCGATCATTCCTCGGGGAACGGGAAGAGACTGGAGCAGAGGGTAAATCATGGTTGTTCTACGGTGATCAGCATTTCTCTACAGACTTCCTCTACCAGACGGAGTGGCAACGCTGGCTTAAAGACGGTGTTCTCACAAAGATGGATGTAGCCTTCTCCCGTGATACGGAGCAGAAAGTATATGTACAACACCGCATGTTGGAACACAGCAAAGAGCTGTATCAATGGTTGCAAGAAGGTGCGAGTGTATATGTTTGTGGAGATGAGAAAAAGATGGCTCATGACGTTCACAGTGCACTTGCAACTATTCTGGAGCAAGAAGGCGGTCTGACTCCTGAGCAAGCAGCAGAATATCTGACAAGATTGCAACAGGATAAACGTTATCAGCGGGATGTGTATTAA
- a CDS encoding SET domain-containing protein, with protein sequence MIEVKQSKLGDGEFNRGVFATVNIPKGQLFHQAPVVPYPNEDHEHIEKTILEDYVFEYGANHTAILLGYGSLINHSYEPNATYEINFENHTFDFYAYTDIQAGDEVLINYNGEEDNMDPLWFLDDYEERMRELNEAEDNSEDNADSNSEAKDSN encoded by the coding sequence ATGATTGAAGTAAAACAATCCAAATTAGGTGATGGTGAATTCAACCGCGGGGTTTTTGCTACCGTTAATATTCCTAAAGGACAGTTGTTCCACCAAGCACCAGTTGTCCCTTATCCTAACGAAGATCATGAGCATATTGAGAAAACAATTCTTGAAGATTACGTATTTGAATACGGGGCTAATCATACAGCGATCCTGCTTGGATATGGGAGCTTGATTAACCACTCCTACGAGCCAAATGCAACTTACGAGATCAACTTTGAAAATCACACATTTGATTTTTATGCGTATACGGACATTCAAGCAGGCGACGAGGTGCTGATTAATTATAACGGCGAGGAAGACAACATGGATCCACTATGGTTCCTTGATGATTATGAAGAGCGCATGCGTGAGTTGAACGAAGCAGAGGACAACAGTGAGGATAACGCGGACTCCAATTCTGAAGCTAAAGATTCGAATTAA
- a CDS encoding helix-turn-helix domain-containing protein has product MEEVTKKYESGVQALLELVGGKWRILILHQLISGRKRTSELRRAIPAITQKVLTQQLRELEKHGIINRIVYYEIPPKVEYEISEYGLTLQNIIDQICMWGESHLDKMYGDKNKVLENRFSDYTPTSITT; this is encoded by the coding sequence GTGGAAGAAGTAACCAAGAAATATGAGAGCGGTGTACAAGCTTTGTTAGAACTAGTAGGCGGAAAGTGGAGAATTCTCATTTTGCATCAATTGATATCCGGTCGGAAACGAACAAGTGAGCTGCGGAGAGCGATTCCCGCTATTACCCAGAAAGTGCTTACCCAACAACTCCGTGAGCTTGAAAAGCATGGAATTATAAACCGTATCGTCTATTACGAGATTCCTCCGAAAGTAGAGTATGAGATCAGTGAGTACGGATTAACCTTGCAGAACATTATTGATCAGATTTGTATGTGGGGAGAGAGCCATCTAGACAAAATGTATGGTGACAAAAACAAAGTGCTGGAAAATCGTTTTAGTGATTACACTCCAACGTCGATTACAACTTGA
- a CDS encoding NAD(P)H oxidoreductase has protein sequence MKIKLVVTHPRQDSLTFAVMNQFIVGIKENHHEVDILDLYHDGFDPLYTAEDEKDWQNPNKHYAPAIRKEMDRILDADAIVLIFPIWWYSVPSMLKAYLDKIWNMGLLHKVNSKKTLWIGLAGGTEAVFEKYGYSEMITNYLNNGIAGYAGIQHSDVVFLYETLSESRQHIDGLLEQAYQLGRSFS, from the coding sequence ATGAAAATTAAATTAGTTGTTACTCATCCTAGACAGGATTCTCTAACATTTGCTGTTATGAACCAATTTATCGTTGGTATAAAAGAGAATCACCATGAAGTCGATATTCTAGACTTGTATCATGATGGATTTGACCCGCTGTATACCGCGGAAGATGAAAAGGATTGGCAGAATCCCAACAAGCATTATGCTCCTGCTATTCGTAAGGAAATGGATCGAATTCTTGATGCCGATGCCATTGTACTGATCTTCCCTATTTGGTGGTATAGTGTGCCTTCGATGCTCAAGGCTTACTTGGATAAAATATGGAACATGGGACTGCTCCACAAAGTTAATTCCAAAAAGACACTGTGGATTGGTTTGGCTGGAGGTACAGAGGCCGTTTTCGAAAAATATGGATACAGCGAGATGATTACGAATTATCTCAACAACGGTATTGCTGGCTATGCAGGAATTCAACATTCCGATGTAGTCTTCCTTTATGAAACGCTCTCAGAATCCAGGCAACACATCGACGGCTTGCTGGAACAAGCCTATCAACTAGGTAGAAGTTTTTCATGA
- a CDS encoding GyrI-like domain-containing protein, whose protein sequence is MEMVFETMQSYRIAYVRQIGPYGSANVEAMDRLKQWAHDQKLLNESAILLGIPQDDPASTPPQQCRYDAAIVMTELEPVHSDAVEMSELSGGEYLICKVRHTAEDMQQAWNEIIPYLQQNHHTLDHTKPVMERYRYQLLKNHFCEICVPVKLV, encoded by the coding sequence ATGGAAATGGTTTTCGAAACAATGCAATCGTATCGCATTGCTTATGTGCGTCAGATCGGCCCTTACGGGTCAGCCAATGTAGAAGCGATGGATAGGTTAAAGCAATGGGCGCATGATCAGAAGCTGCTGAATGAATCAGCTATTTTACTCGGCATTCCGCAGGATGACCCGGCCAGCACACCCCCACAACAGTGTAGATACGATGCAGCTATTGTGATGACTGAACTTGAGCCTGTGCATTCTGATGCTGTCGAAATGAGTGAACTGTCTGGCGGAGAATACCTGATTTGTAAGGTCAGACACACGGCAGAAGATATGCAGCAAGCATGGAATGAGATCATCCCTTATTTGCAACAAAATCATCACACGCTCGATCATACCAAACCGGTTATGGAACGATACCGCTACCAACTTCTGAAAAATCATTTCTGCGAAATTTGTGTGCCTGTAAAGTTGGTCTAG
- a CDS encoding DUF1349 domain-containing protein: protein MTSDFLKRQAGTWTTEPVATRMDGERLIVEAKEGSDFWEKTFYGFVHQSGHALLEAWEGNEAIEVSFDLSSFTELYDQAGLMLWHGSNQWIKAGVEVNDGVAHVGAVVTDGYSDWSLSPVPEWGGRIVTIRASYHNEAVVIRARTDEHAWRTIRVARFAYTENKQAGPFLCSPKRAGFEVAFTKWRSTAPDEDLHTDPPILD from the coding sequence ATGACATCAGATTTTCTTAAGCGTCAAGCAGGGACATGGACAACTGAACCGGTAGCTACTCGGATGGATGGTGAACGACTTATTGTAGAAGCGAAGGAAGGCAGTGACTTTTGGGAGAAAACCTTTTATGGATTCGTTCATCAAAGTGGACATGCCTTACTTGAAGCTTGGGAGGGCAACGAGGCGATTGAGGTTTCATTTGATTTGAGCTCATTTACGGAGTTGTATGATCAAGCAGGGCTGATGCTCTGGCATGGTTCGAATCAATGGATCAAGGCAGGTGTCGAAGTAAATGACGGCGTGGCACATGTGGGAGCGGTCGTCACAGATGGCTACTCGGATTGGTCGCTATCACCCGTACCCGAATGGGGTGGACGGATCGTTACCATACGCGCATCGTATCATAACGAAGCTGTTGTAATTCGTGCCCGCACGGATGAACATGCATGGCGGACGATTCGTGTTGCAAGGTTTGCATACACTGAGAACAAGCAAGCAGGGCCATTTTTATGCTCGCCGAAGCGTGCGGGATTCGAGGTTGCGTTTACGAAGTGGAGATCAACAGCACCTGATGAAGATTTGCATACCGACCCGCCTATTCTAGATTGA
- a CDS encoding nitroreductase family protein: MSELERLVKERRSAVIFEEGIEISEAELQEMFALNKFAPSAFNLQHTHYLVITDAAQKEKVYEASQQYKVKTASAVIVVLGDVNAHHHIQTINEGLLNLGALTPFQYEQESQSVIEFYETRGKFFQREDAIRNASLSAMQLMLIAQDRGWDTCPMIGFDAEELQRSLDIPAHYVPAMLITMGKKSEAKQRPRGYRKPIHEYVSFNKMSAE, translated from the coding sequence ATGAGTGAGCTGGAGAGATTAGTTAAAGAGCGTAGATCGGCCGTTATTTTTGAAGAAGGAATTGAGATTTCAGAAGCTGAGTTGCAGGAAATGTTCGCACTGAATAAATTCGCACCCTCTGCCTTCAATCTACAACATACGCATTATCTGGTGATTACGGATGCAGCACAGAAAGAGAAAGTATACGAAGCTTCACAGCAATATAAAGTAAAAACAGCCTCAGCTGTTATTGTCGTCTTAGGCGATGTCAACGCACACCACCATATCCAGACAATCAACGAAGGTCTGTTGAATCTAGGGGCTCTCACTCCGTTCCAATATGAACAGGAATCGCAGAGCGTCATTGAATTTTATGAAACACGCGGCAAGTTCTTCCAACGTGAGGATGCGATTCGCAATGCCAGCCTGTCTGCCATGCAATTGATGCTGATCGCACAGGATCGTGGCTGGGATACCTGCCCTATGATTGGCTTTGACGCTGAAGAGCTACAACGTAGCTTGGATATTCCTGCACATTATGTACCTGCGATGCTGATCACCATGGGCAAAAAATCCGAAGCGAAGCAGCGCCCTCGTGGGTATCGTAAACCAATTCATGAATATGTTAGCTTTAACAAAATGAGTGCCGAATAA
- a CDS encoding leucine-rich repeat domain-containing protein codes for MDITKAFTDEPFREYILEHFCDQRGYIQESDVSEVRTLNVSQIAASNLQGIEYFVELQELDCAYNQLISLDLSHNHKLNRLDCRENQLLALDLRANTALEVLNVSFNRLRKLDLSHNHKLVAIECHWNMLSNLDLQDLQQLKELGCGYNALFSLELAHNKQLERVDCAHNYMLELDLATCPNLVELRCNHNHIKKLNLRSNLLLESVRCFNNHIDELDISQNERLVELYCSDNKLKQLDNRHNPKLERLQYADNLIVEKNHEIHGMGVFQYDASMTNYRMPVLIQENELVVTVQVSTQAEMEDLSTYIEEVWRQWDLLCARALEMIAEAHPDEDVSELVLADAEFQPDRYFRLGYDAGDTPAGQLYIYVEFNGDLEVANDLVYETY; via the coding sequence ATGGATATTACCAAGGCGTTCACGGATGAACCGTTTAGAGAATACATATTGGAGCATTTTTGTGATCAGCGTGGATATATACAAGAAAGTGATGTTTCAGAAGTGAGAACGTTGAACGTGTCCCAAATTGCTGCAAGTAACCTTCAGGGAATTGAATACTTTGTTGAACTTCAAGAGCTGGACTGCGCGTACAATCAACTGATTAGTCTGGATCTAAGTCATAACCACAAGCTGAATAGGTTGGATTGCAGAGAGAATCAGCTTCTTGCACTGGATCTCCGCGCCAACACAGCGTTGGAAGTGCTCAATGTTAGTTTCAATCGACTTCGGAAGCTGGATCTATCTCATAATCACAAACTTGTCGCCATAGAGTGTCATTGGAATATGTTATCGAATTTAGACTTACAGGATCTTCAGCAGTTGAAGGAGCTTGGTTGTGGCTATAACGCTCTCTTTTCTCTTGAACTTGCACACAATAAACAACTAGAGCGGGTAGATTGTGCACATAATTATATGTTGGAGCTTGATCTAGCCACATGTCCTAATCTGGTAGAGCTCCGCTGTAACCATAATCATATCAAGAAACTTAATCTTCGTTCGAATCTGTTATTAGAGAGCGTTCGGTGCTTTAATAACCACATTGATGAGCTGGATATCAGCCAGAATGAACGTTTGGTTGAACTGTATTGTTCTGATAATAAATTAAAGCAGTTGGATAATCGTCATAATCCGAAGCTAGAGAGACTCCAATATGCAGATAATCTAATCGTGGAAAAGAATCATGAAATCCATGGTATGGGTGTATTTCAATATGACGCTTCAATGACCAACTATCGCATGCCAGTGCTTATTCAGGAGAATGAGCTTGTGGTTACGGTACAAGTTTCAACCCAAGCTGAGATGGAAGACTTATCGACGTATATCGAAGAGGTCTGGAGACAGTGGGATCTGCTCTGTGCCCGTGCACTGGAGATGATTGCTGAGGCGCATCCTGATGAAGATGTGAGTGAATTAGTTTTGGCTGATGCTGAATTCCAGCCTGATCGTTATTTCCGTTTAGGTTATGATGCGGGAGATACACCAGCTGGGCAATTATATATCTATGTCGAGTTTAATGGTGACCTGGAGGTTGCCAACGATTTAGTCTATGAAACGTATTGA
- a CDS encoding D-alanyl-D-alanine carboxypeptidase family protein, producing MKSLSRKSIISTILVGSVVAGSAFTTLPLNHTLTPVASAASSSFTQFLHDNAPGRTIKTIKNVATVTNVSSTVVLVNKKRNLPSTYTPQDLVVPNIPFSFSGSSPKKQMRKVAATAIEKLFAAAKKDGIDIKAVSGYRSYATQKSIFDRNASIKGEAVANKTSARPGQSEHQTGLAMDISSASAGYDLQQSFGNTKEGKWLKANAHKYGFIIRYGKDQEKLTGYSYEPWHVRYVGVYIAGEITSQKLTLEQYLERAK from the coding sequence ATGAAATCATTGTCTCGTAAATCCATTATTTCTACTATACTAGTTGGCTCTGTCGTAGCCGGCTCTGCATTCACTACGCTCCCATTAAATCATACACTTACTCCAGTAGCATCGGCTGCAAGCTCAAGCTTCACACAATTCTTGCATGATAATGCACCAGGACGTACGATCAAAACTATTAAAAATGTAGCAACTGTAACGAATGTCTCCAGCACGGTTGTGCTTGTTAACAAGAAGAGAAATCTACCTTCAACTTATACTCCTCAAGATCTAGTTGTGCCTAATATTCCTTTTAGCTTCTCCGGTTCCAGCCCGAAGAAGCAAATGCGTAAAGTTGCCGCGACTGCGATCGAGAAATTATTTGCTGCGGCAAAAAAAGACGGCATTGATATCAAAGCTGTGTCAGGTTATCGTTCCTATGCAACGCAAAAGTCTATCTTTGACCGCAATGCGAGTATTAAAGGTGAAGCGGTGGCAAATAAAACAAGTGCTCGACCAGGTCAGAGTGAGCATCAGACTGGACTTGCCATGGATATATCCAGTGCCTCTGCTGGTTACGATCTACAACAAAGCTTTGGCAATACCAAGGAAGGTAAGTGGCTAAAAGCTAACGCGCACAAATACGGATTCATCATTCGTTATGGCAAAGATCAGGAGAAATTAACAGGTTATTCGTATGAGCCATGGCATGTACGCTATGTCGGCGTATATATTGCAGGTGAAATTACAAGCCAAAAACTGACGCTTGAACAATATTTAGAGCGTGCCAAATAA